From the Planctomycetota bacterium genome, the window GGGCGTCAGTCAGGTCGCCGGACACGTGAGCCCCGTGCCCGGGGGCGTCGGGCCCGTCACGGTCGCGATGCTGCTGCACAACGTCGTCGAGGCCGCCGAGGCCCGCCTCGCCCCGCGTCGGTAAAGCCCGAAGGTCCGGCCCCGCCCGGCAATGCGCCGACGCTGCTATCGTTCCCCCGTGAGCAGCCGTGTGCCGCCCCGCGCGGGGACGCACGCCAAGCCTCCCGGAACCACCCATGTTCGGCCTGAATCACTGGGAACTGCTGATCATCCTCGCCATTGCGCTGCTGCTCTTCGGGCGCAAGCTGCCCGACGTGGGTCGCAGCCTCGGCAAGGGCATCATCGAGTTCAAGAAGGGCCTCAAGGGCGTCACCGACGAGATCGACGAGGCCTCGCGCGCCGACGTCGAGCGTCCCAACCCCTACCGCGCCCCGCTCGCCGAGAGCGGCGAGGACCGGCGCGTGAGCCGCGAGGACGTCGTCGTCGAGGCCCCCAAGCCCGCGCAGAACGCGTGACACGCCCGTGACCGGGCCCCCCGCCCCGCGCGGGTACACTCGCGCGCATGCCCCGGTTCATTCCTCCCCGTCTCGGCCGTCCGCTCATCGCTCGCGCGTGCGCGGGCTTGCTCGCGTGCTGCGGCACAACGCTCGCCGCGTACGCCCAGCCCGGCTTCACGCCTGACATCACGCTGCCCGACGTCCTGGTGACGCGCGACAACACGCGCATCGACCGCTCGTGCCGCGTCGTGATTCCCGAGGGGCTCGTCATCCCCGACGCCGACGGCGACGGCGTGATCCACATCCTCACCCCGGGCATCACCGTCGAGTTCGCGGCCGGCGCGCCCCTGCGCGGCACTCTCGTCGGCGACGCCCCCGACCACACCCCCTGGGACGCGCTCGCCGGCGTCGGCATCCGCGTGGAGAACGCCGCCAACGTCACCATCCGCGGCGCCCACGTCGGTGGCTACAAGGTCGCGATCCTCGCCCGCAACGCCGACGGGCTCACCGTCGAGCACGCCGACCTGCGGGACAACTTCCGCCAGCGCCTGGGCTCGACGCCCTGGGCCGAGGACGCCCGCGACTGGCTCTGGCCCCACGCCAACGACAGCCGCGAGTGGGCCACGCGCTACGGCGCCGCCCTGCTCGTCGAGCGCTCGCGCGACGTCACCATCCGGCGCGTCGTCGCCCGGCGCGGGCAGAACGGCATCATGCTCGACCGCGTCTCGCACGCGAGGATCTACGACAACGACTGCTCGTTCCTCTCCGGCTGGGGGCTCGCCATGTGGCGCACCTCCGACAGCGTCATCTCGCGCAACGCCTTCGACTTCTGCGTGCGCGGGCACAGCGAGGGCGTCTACAACCGCGGGCAGGACTCCGCCGGCATCCTCTGCTTCGAGCAGTGCTCCCGCAACCTCTTCGCCGAGAACTCCGCCACCCACGGGGGCGACGGCTTCTTCGGCTTCGCCGGCAAGGAGGCCCTGGGCGAAACCCCGCCGCCCTCCCCGGACTTCGACTACGCCCACGCCGGCTGCAACGACAACGAGTTCCGCGCGAACGACTTCTCCTGCGCCCCCGCCCACGGCCTGGAACTCACCTTCTCCGAGAGCAACATCATCCGCGACAACCTCTTCACCGAGAACGCCATCTGCGGCATCTGGGGCGGGTACTCCTCCAGAACCCTCATCGTCAACAACTCCTTCGCCCGCAACGGCGCCATGGCCTACGGCCTTGAGAACGGCGCCATCAACATGGAGCACGCCTCCGCCGTCTTCATCACCCGCAACACCTTCCTCAAC encodes:
- a CDS encoding twin-arginine translocase TatA/TatE family subunit, with product MFGLNHWELLIILAIALLLFGRKLPDVGRSLGKGIIEFKKGLKGVTDEIDEASRADVERPNPYRAPLAESGEDRRVSREDVVVEAPKPAQNA
- a CDS encoding right-handed parallel beta-helix repeat-containing protein is translated as MPRFIPPRLGRPLIARACAGLLACCGTTLAAYAQPGFTPDITLPDVLVTRDNTRIDRSCRVVIPEGLVIPDADGDGVIHILTPGITVEFAAGAPLRGTLVGDAPDHTPWDALAGVGIRVENAANVTIRGAHVGGYKVAILARNADGLTVEHADLRDNFRQRLGSTPWAEDARDWLWPHANDSREWATRYGAALLVERSRDVTIRRVVARRGQNGIMLDRVSHARIYDNDCSFLSGWGLAMWRTSDSVISRNAFDFCVRGHSEGVYNRGQDSAGILCFEQCSRNLFAENSATHGGDGFFGFAGKEALGETPPPSPDFDYAHAGCNDNEFRANDFSCAPAHGLELTFSESNIIRDNLFTENAICGIWGGYSSRTLIVNNSFARNGAMAYGLENGAINMEHASAVFITRNTFLNNRTGIHLWWDNDEALLKLPGVRAGSVDVTGNAIVDNTFTITPDHPFTQPRDATSPLVVLRLRDDPAADPPHVLGNCYAGNTVTLTAATAREFDVTPGREPEPRKFEPPVIPPPREGVLGETRPVGARGHLAGRRAIIMGPWGPWDHAEPMARLAKADGRTRTYEIFAGKWGGNAQVEDLRTGEITRWAVAPSADRPLQYVVSARQDVHPYAFRVSDGLGWSTDIRGVIVAATWDARFFAWTDATDPRTDLAAWRALAAGAPAVSLPDLTLRYAHAGPRTQPWAKAHADTFPGADRFGMIASARLAIPQGRWRITTLSDDGVRVLVGGRPVIENWTWHAPVRDTGVFEHAGGEVEIVVEHFEIDGYAVLEVEITPEP